One region of Mucilaginibacter gotjawali genomic DNA includes:
- a CDS encoding GxxExxY protein has protein sequence MQYEDITHKIIGSAMKVHSTLGNGFQEVIYQRALAIEMEKRGLCFGHEIEMSIFYDSINIGTRRVDFFVDEKIMVELKAVSTLDDLHLAQAMNYLEAYNLPIGLLINFGGRSLEHKRIYNYKHPENAGYQKRRF, from the coding sequence ATGCAATACGAAGACATAACGCACAAAATTATTGGCTCTGCAATGAAAGTTCACTCCACACTTGGCAATGGCTTTCAGGAGGTTATTTATCAGCGTGCGCTCGCAATTGAAATGGAAAAGCGGGGTTTGTGTTTTGGCCATGAAATAGAAATGTCCATTTTTTATGACAGCATTAACATTGGAACACGAAGAGTCGACTTTTTTGTTGACGAGAAAATAATGGTTGAGTTAAAGGCCGTTTCAACTTTAGATGATTTACACCTCGCGCAAGCGATGAACTATTTGGAGGCATACAATTTACCTATTGGATTATTGATAAACTTTGGGGGAAGAAGCCTGGAACACAAAAGAATTTACAATTATAAGCATCCGGAAAATGCAGGTTATCAAAAACGCCGGTTCTAA
- the bcp gene encoding thioredoxin-dependent thiol peroxidase: MTTLKEGDKAPEFTAKDQNGNTVSLADYSGKNVILYFYPKDDTPGCTAEACSFRDNYQSMLGKGFEVIGVSTDDEKSHKKFVNKYSLPFTLIADADKSIVEAYGVWVEKNMYGRKYMGTARTTFIIGGDGNIKKVIDKVDTKNASQQVTDLLL; the protein is encoded by the coding sequence ATGACAACATTAAAAGAAGGCGACAAAGCCCCTGAATTTACAGCAAAGGACCAAAATGGCAATACAGTTTCACTGGCGGATTATAGCGGCAAAAATGTGATCCTATATTTTTACCCGAAAGATGATACCCCCGGTTGTACTGCCGAGGCCTGCAGTTTCAGGGATAATTACCAATCTATGCTTGGCAAAGGGTTTGAAGTAATCGGCGTGAGCACGGATGATGAAAAATCGCACAAAAAATTCGTCAACAAATACAGCCTGCCGTTTACACTGATTGCCGATGCTGATAAAAGCATAGTTGAAGCCTATGGCGTTTGGGTTGAAAAAAATATGTATGGCCGTAAATACATGGGCACTGCCCGCACAACTTTTATTATTGGCGGGGACGGGAACATTAAAAAAGTAATTGATAAAGTGGATACCAAAAACGCTTCACAGCAGGTTACCGACCTTTTGCTGTAA
- a CDS encoding RNA polymerase sigma factor: protein MPIEVDDAEILSKFQDEKTRNSAFNMLLKKYQQKIYWHIRRMVIDHDDADDLTQDVFIKVWKNLAGFRNDAQLYTWMYRIATNECITFLNKKKQKNNVSIDDVAYELADTLADSTYFNGDAAQRKLQEALLTLPEKQRLVFNMKYYDDLKYEEISQIVGTSVGALKASFHLAVKKIEAHLLSKD from the coding sequence ATGCCAATAGAGGTTGATGACGCGGAGATATTAAGCAAGTTCCAGGACGAAAAAACCCGGAATTCAGCATTTAACATGCTGCTTAAAAAATATCAGCAAAAAATATACTGGCATATACGCCGAATGGTTATTGACCATGATGATGCCGATGACCTGACACAGGACGTGTTTATTAAGGTTTGGAAAAACCTTGCCGGGTTTAGAAACGATGCCCAGCTATACACCTGGATGTACCGGATTGCCACCAATGAATGCATTACTTTTTTGAATAAGAAAAAACAAAAGAATAATGTGTCCATAGATGATGTAGCTTATGAGCTGGCAGATACTTTGGCAGATTCAACCTATTTTAACGGCGACGCGGCGCAAAGGAAACTGCAGGAAGCTTTATTGACCCTGCCCGAAAAGCAAAGGCTGGTATTTAATATGAAATACTATGATGATTTAAAGTACGAGGAGATCTCGCAGATAGTAGGCACAAGTGTTGGCGCCCTGAAGGCTTCGTTTCATTTGGCGGTAAAAAAAATTGAAGCACATTTATTATCGAAAGATTAA
- a CDS encoding aspartate aminotransferase family protein, which yields MPTLRQLFLANNAQTTDFPLLLEFERAEGVYMFDKQGKAFIDLISGIGVSNLGHSHPYVINAIKEQLDKYMHLMVYGEYVQTPQVRYAEKLISVLPANLQSVYFTNSGSEAVEGALKLAKRFTGRQQIIAFHHSYHGSTHGALSVMGNEEFKQAYRPLLPGVNFIRFNEIADLDQINNETACVIIETVQGEAGIQVPDTAYLQALRKRCDKTGTLLILDEIQAAFGRTGKLFAFEHFGVVPDILLLAKAMGGGMPLGAFIAPHHIMSALKEKPILGHITTFGGHPVCCSAGLAALEVLIDKNLIATVAEKEALFKKLLVHPQIKGIRGKGLMLAVEFESFDLNKKIIDHCIANGVITDWFLHCSNAMRIAPPLIITAAQIEEACRVILDAMDQCS from the coding sequence ATGCCCACCCTCCGACAGTTATTTTTAGCCAATAACGCCCAAACAACAGATTTTCCGCTTTTGCTTGAATTTGAGCGTGCCGAAGGTGTTTATATGTTCGATAAACAGGGGAAGGCGTTTATCGACCTGATTTCGGGTATCGGCGTAAGTAATCTGGGTCATAGCCATCCTTATGTGATCAATGCGATAAAGGAGCAACTGGACAAATACATGCATCTGATGGTGTATGGCGAGTACGTGCAAACCCCGCAGGTACGTTATGCCGAAAAACTGATCTCCGTATTACCCGCTAATTTGCAATCGGTTTATTTTACAAATTCAGGTTCGGAGGCAGTTGAAGGGGCGTTAAAACTAGCCAAAAGGTTTACGGGCAGGCAGCAGATCATCGCTTTTCATCATTCTTACCATGGCAGCACCCATGGTGCATTAAGCGTAATGGGTAACGAGGAATTTAAGCAGGCCTACCGGCCCTTATTGCCCGGAGTGAATTTTATCCGGTTTAATGAGATAGCTGACCTGGACCAGATCAATAACGAAACCGCATGCGTAATTATTGAAACGGTGCAGGGCGAAGCGGGCATACAGGTGCCCGATACAGCTTACCTGCAGGCTTTGCGCAAACGTTGTGATAAAACGGGAACACTTTTAATTTTAGATGAGATCCAGGCCGCCTTTGGCCGTACCGGCAAACTATTCGCGTTTGAGCATTTTGGTGTAGTGCCGGATATACTTTTACTTGCCAAGGCAATGGGCGGGGGGATGCCCCTGGGCGCTTTCATCGCGCCGCATCACATCATGTCGGCCCTAAAAGAAAAGCCGATACTGGGCCATATTACCACGTTTGGTGGCCACCCGGTATGCTGCTCGGCAGGCCTTGCCGCACTGGAGGTGCTGATCGATAAAAATTTGATCGCCACCGTTGCCGAAAAAGAAGCGCTGTTCAAAAAGCTGCTGGTTCATCCTCAAATAAAAGGCATCCGCGGAAAAGGGCTGATGCTGGCGGTTGAATTTGAAAGTTTTGATCTTAATAAAAAAATAATCGACCATTGTATTGCAAACGGCGTAATAACCGATTGGTTTTTACATTGCAGCAATGCCATGCGGATTGCGCCACCGCTTATTATTACCGCGGCACAAATTGAGGAAGCGTGCAGGGTTATTCTGGACGCTATGGACCAGTGCAGTTAA
- a CDS encoding M23 family metallopeptidase, translating to MVKKITAAFFLVFCLTAGLFAQNIIQSRPYPQRFFRYPLDLPPVTAGSFGELRPNHFHSGLDFKTNQTTGFPVHAAADGYVSRLRVEVAGFGNAIYITHPNGYTTVYGHIERFGPEMEKQVRAMQYQQQSFEVDFKLQPLQIQVCQGDVIALSGNAGASEGPHLHFEIRDTKTEETINPQLFGLTIADRVPPTIYGISIYHLDGSPFSEKTPRQFFPVTGGSGSYRLAKPVVINVGGATGFGITTNDVTSASPNHNGIYSAVLNVDGKTVYTFAVERFAFDQTRAINAYIDYPEFLKTHRWVQKCFILPGSKISLYPQSVNRGVINFNDDAVHHVQYIIKDVAGNTSTLNVDVKSSSAQLTAAINPPGIRFHYDKPNEYSNDKLKVMIAPGILYDDLDFTYATLPKRAGAYSIIHVIHNKFTPLHDSYDLWIKPDSTIGKYANKAVIVNTGGACENSTCEDGYVKAKARTFGEYFIKVDTEPPFIIPINIKKGLTKKLNKGIYLKIGDRLSGIKTYIGKVDGKWVLMEWDYKTHILRYTFTGDVTPGKHSFDLTVIDNKDNTSHFTADFYK from the coding sequence ATGGTAAAAAAAATCACAGCTGCATTTTTTCTCGTTTTTTGTTTAACTGCAGGTCTTTTTGCGCAAAATATTATCCAAAGCAGGCCCTATCCGCAAAGGTTTTTCCGTTACCCGCTTGACCTGCCCCCGGTAACGGCCGGCTCATTCGGCGAATTAAGGCCGAACCATTTTCATTCAGGGCTTGATTTTAAAACCAATCAAACTACGGGTTTCCCGGTACACGCCGCGGCTGATGGATATGTATCCCGTTTAAGGGTGGAAGTTGCCGGCTTCGGTAACGCTATATACATTACCCACCCTAATGGCTACACCACCGTTTACGGGCATATTGAACGCTTTGGCCCCGAAATGGAAAAACAAGTGCGGGCAATGCAATACCAGCAGCAAAGTTTTGAGGTTGATTTTAAACTGCAGCCCTTGCAGATCCAGGTTTGCCAGGGTGATGTGATCGCATTATCAGGCAATGCCGGGGCCTCGGAAGGGCCGCACCTGCATTTCGAGATCAGGGATACCAAAACAGAAGAGACGATTAACCCTCAGTTATTTGGCTTGACCATAGCTGACAGGGTGCCGCCTACTATTTATGGCATCAGCATATACCACCTGGACGGCAGCCCCTTCAGTGAGAAAACACCGCGCCAGTTTTTCCCGGTAACCGGTGGCAGCGGCAGCTACAGGTTAGCTAAACCTGTCGTGATCAATGTGGGCGGTGCAACAGGGTTTGGTATTACCACCAACGATGTTACCAGCGCTTCACCAAATCATAACGGCATTTATTCCGCAGTGTTAAATGTTGACGGCAAAACGGTGTATACTTTTGCCGTAGAACGCTTTGCCTTTGACCAAACCCGTGCCATTAATGCCTATATTGATTACCCGGAATTTTTAAAAACCCATCGCTGGGTTCAAAAGTGCTTTATCTTGCCGGGTAGTAAAATATCACTCTACCCGCAATCGGTAAACAGGGGCGTAATTAATTTTAATGATGACGCGGTACACCATGTACAGTATATTATTAAAGATGTTGCGGGCAATACCTCCACTTTAAACGTGGATGTAAAATCAAGCAGCGCACAGCTAACCGCCGCAATTAACCCGCCGGGCATCCGGTTTCATTATGATAAACCCAATGAATACAGCAACGATAAGCTAAAAGTGATGATAGCGCCCGGTATTTTATATGATGACCTGGATTTTACCTATGCAACCTTGCCAAAAAGGGCGGGCGCCTATTCCATCATCCATGTTATCCATAATAAATTTACCCCGCTGCACGATAGCTACGACCTTTGGATAAAACCTGATAGTACCATCGGGAAATATGCTAATAAAGCGGTAATTGTAAACACCGGCGGTGCTTGCGAAAACAGCACCTGCGAAGATGGGTATGTAAAGGCAAAAGCCCGTACCTTTGGCGAATATTTTATAAAGGTTGATACCGAGCCCCCGTTTATCATCCCCATTAATATAAAAAAGGGCCTGACGAAGAAACTTAACAAGGGTATATATTTAAAAATTGGTGACCGGTTATCGGGTATTAAAACCTATATTGGTAAAGTTGACGGTAAATGGGTGTTAATGGAATGGGATTATAAAACCCATATATTACGCTATACTTTTACCGGGGATGTTACACCCGGCAAACATAGTTTTGATTTAACGGTTATTGATAATAAGGATAATACTTCGCACTTTACTGCTGATTTTTATAAATAA
- a CDS encoding fumarylacetoacetate hydrolase family protein has product MKIIAIGRNYAEHAKELNNPVPGVPVIFMKPDTALLRENKPFYHPDFSEDIHHEIEVVLKISKEGKNISEKFAPNYFEEIALGVDFTARDIQARHKEKGLPWELAKSFDNSAPVSVFVPKSKFADLKNLNFRLDVNGQTRQQGNTSYMLFSFEYIIAFVSKYFTLKKGDLIFTGTPAGVAKVNIGDRLEGYLEDEKMLDFYVK; this is encoded by the coding sequence ATGAAAATAATTGCTATTGGCCGTAACTATGCCGAACATGCCAAAGAGCTGAATAACCCGGTGCCTGGTGTGCCGGTGATATTTATGAAACCGGATACTGCCCTGTTGCGGGAGAATAAACCCTTTTATCATCCTGATTTTTCGGAAGATATTCATCACGAGATAGAGGTGGTGCTGAAGATCAGCAAAGAAGGTAAAAACATCAGCGAAAAATTTGCTCCCAATTATTTTGAGGAAATTGCATTAGGAGTTGATTTTACAGCCCGCGATATCCAGGCCCGCCATAAAGAAAAAGGTTTACCCTGGGAACTGGCCAAAAGTTTTGATAACTCGGCGCCCGTAAGCGTGTTTGTACCCAAATCAAAATTTGCTGATCTTAAAAACCTGAATTTCAGGCTCGATGTAAACGGGCAAACGCGGCAGCAGGGCAATACATCGTACATGCTTTTTTCATTTGAATATATCATCGCTTTCGTATCCAAATATTTCACCCTGAAAAAAGGCGACCTGATATTTACCGGTACGCCTGCCGGTGTTGCCAAAGTGAATATAGGCGACCGGCTGGAAGGTTACCTGGAAGATGAAAAAATGCTTGATTTTTACGTTAAGTAA